In the Agrococcus beijingensis genome, CGGTACTGCAATCCCTCGCACAGGCACGCGAGAAGTGGTCGGATAACGCTGCCGGCGCGATCTGGGACGCATCGATTGTGAAGATCATCCTCGGTGGCGCATCCAACTCCCGTGACCTTCAAGACCTCACCACCCTCATCGGTGAACGCGACGAGATCACCGACTCCACCACCATCGGCGACCACGGCTCCCGCACCGCACAACGCTCCATCCGCCGGGTAGCGATCATGCCTCCCGACGTGATCCGCACCCTCCCATTCGGTACCGGACTGATCCTGCTACGCGCCGCGCCACCGATCGTCGCGAAACTGCGTGCTTGGACGCGCCGCAAGGGCGCGAGCGACCTGCAGGGTCAGCGGCGCGTGGTGGAGAAGCTGCTACAAACCGGTTCTCCGGCATCCGCGGGTGATGAGGGGCCGGTGGGCGCACCTGAGTGACAGAGCACCCTGACCGGGGGTGCCGCTGTCACGAGGAGTGTCCAATGGCTATCCACACACAAGAGTCCCTGTCCGGGTTCATCGCTTCCGAACCGCACCTGTCGTTCACCGAGAAAGGTGACGCACGACTGTTCGTGAAGATCGGGCAAGAACACTACCGCCGCGAAGACGATGGCTCGTTCACGCAGACCGAGACCACCTTCCACGACCTCGTCGCGTTCCGGAAGACCGCCGAACGCGCCCACCAGCGCTTCGCGAAAGGCGACAAGTTCGTCGCCGAGGGCTACACCCACCACTACGACCGCACCGACGACACCGGGCAGACCGTCAAGGCAGAAGAGTTCATCGCGAAGAAAATCGGGCACGACCTCGCCCGCACCCGCTACACAGTCGACCGTCCCCGACGCACACAAGCAACCGACTCATTGGATGCCGGACTCGAGGACGCTGCACTGTCACCCGGCGCACCACGCCGCGCGCCCGCTGGTGCAACCGCGGTCGGAAGGTGAGGACGGATCATGGTCGATGAACTGCCCGACACGGGCGAAGTTGATCCGGGCGAAGTGGCGGAGGACGAGTTCGATGAGAGCTACGACCCCGACACCGAACCCTCCACCGCGGAGGATGAGGGGATGGCGGGTCCGCCGGGGCCGGTGAACTGGAATCTCCTCACCGCCGACGCCGCAGAAGAAGAATGGCTCGCGCTCAACGAATGGGTGCACTGGCTTCGCCACACCTACGGCCTCTCTGTCGCCGTCTGCCCGCCGTTCTGGCACCGCCACCCGGCACTGGTGTGGGAACTGTCCGCGTTGCACATCCACTGGCTGTGCGCGATCCACCCCGAAGCCAAGGGCTCCGCCATGCTCATCTGGCATCGCGACTTCACCGAAGCCCAAGAACGCCTCCGGCACTGGACCGCAGCCTGCGGCACGCGCCTGACCACCGACCGCCCCACCCGCCGCATCGCCTGGCCCGGAGAATCCGACACCGACACCATCGATGACATCGTGATCCCGAACCGCGAGGAAGACTTCGTGGAATACATGCACGCTGATGTGGAAGCGCGGCGACGTGCCGAGGACCAGTTCATCGCAGGTCTCGTCCTGAGCACGGGAGAAGTACCATGAACCGGCGTGAGCGCAGGCGGGGTGAGGATCGACGCTTCACCGTCAAAGCAGTGCCACGCAGTCAACCTGACCTGCACAAGCTCGCGCAGGTGTTCCTCGGCATGGCGGTCAGCAGATCGAAGGCGAACGACGCGCCCACGCCGGATGACGCCGATCCTGGGCGTTCTGAGCCCGACAAGGTAGAATAGAACCCGACGCCGCGGCCTTACCGGGCCGGGTGCGCAGTCTCTTTGCCCTTGTGGCTTACCCCGGTTCCTTTCCGGCGGACGTGTTTCCCGTTTACGAGTCGCACCGCGTGACGCTTCGCCGTCGCGTTGGCTCCCACCCTTCCGGTGAGAGGAAACAAGACTCATGACTCTGGCACCCCCAGCGCCACCCACCAGCATCGACCGACTCGGTGAGACCACCACCCTCGCCGTCTCCTACCTCCGCGTCTCCACCAAGGAGCAGGCAGAGCGCGGCGGCCGCGACGAGGGATTCTCGATCCCCGCGCAACGCGACGCGAACCTCCGCAAGGCCCGTGATCTGAACGCGATCGTCGTGGAGGAGTTCATCGACGCAGGCGAGTCCGCACGCAAGGCCGACCGGCCAGAACTGATGCGGATGATCGAGTACGTCAAGACCCACCAGGTCGCGTACTGCATCGTCCACAAAGTCGACCGGCTCGCCCGCAACCGTGCCGACGACGTAGCGATCCACCTCGCGCTTAAAGACGCCGGCGTGATCCTCGTGTCCGCGACGGAGAACATTGACGAGACCCCGTCAGGGATGCTGCTGCACGGCATCATGTCCACGATCGCGGAGTTCTACTCCCGCAACCTCGCCAACGAGGTCGCCAAGG is a window encoding:
- a CDS encoding single-stranded DNA-binding protein, whose protein sequence is MAIHTQESLSGFIASEPHLSFTEKGDARLFVKIGQEHYRREDDGSFTQTETTFHDLVAFRKTAERAHQRFAKGDKFVAEGYTHHYDRTDDTGQTVKAEEFIAKKIGHDLARTRYTVDRPRRTQATDSLDAGLEDAALSPGAPRRAPAGATAVGR